One part of the Salvelinus fontinalis isolate EN_2023a chromosome 4, ASM2944872v1, whole genome shotgun sequence genome encodes these proteins:
- the LOC129854607 gene encoding atos homolog protein A-like isoform X2: protein MYTHTLQYVHIHTHTYTLQPVPRQSGDRFIEEKTLLLAVRSYVFFSQLSAWLSASHGIVPRNILYRISAADEECVCQFSQPPAEHLFPVPNVSQSVALRLRVQSLPRQPTYPTLACSIHTGLTLAPLYSKTPSLKPNLSPNLYSKSPSLNPGLNPNLYSKTPSLNPGLNPNLFSKTPSLNPGLNPNPPLYERSHNSKESHNRASLPFSGLPFPSPPSLVLPSKRGPDPTDSHGHSSQNGSDLLRVNKGQTSSPYHLPLSPRPSPRPHRKLSSTLPLPPGGKTVRWLYALTSDPSDDITHTTEDYGKAVNGAESTKGRGSEALRAFKTYSLAEPPRCPSPRPSSETNPLIGSLLQERQEVIARIAQRLNFCDPTAPHLPPALFTSDTHNKTPVRGSYLDNNTLSKTKEPEGAPPTEDTPPSPFDTPIGDAAAIIRETLSPKPVACRRLRLPEDRDGETLRDRDRVRETLRDLETQRDREALRDRQRERDSSLLSHAVQDITRLIQDRLSVPSLSPTHSRSSSPLHKPHTHSTHTLCTDTHTTHRGGYSHSSGHCNGYTPSHDTHTLSHTPASTDRAGVPPETDGPIRAQNGCSSLEDPQVSPRLQILSRSSPLVIPRPLPQPQSSPLLSPKSPRAKTSKSLHPTRPQEEPRPSSPKDNILRTIQTLTVTQTTTLTQTTAQTLTTKLTHTQTTALIQNHMKPLTQSHNQTQTESRTPPSRTQGSPRTQPSSLQDENQAPPGSKSSSPPSPATTPPGTEPNTVLRSPSPLRPCNSWRKHNRHSLDSTLTKAFHPCTGLPLLSSPVPQRRTQTGYFDLDSSLASCKGLPWTAGKRVCVKRVEESEEPQPLFSASAPPASLSLLGNFEECVLNYRLEPLGSVEGFTAEVGASGTFCPSHMTFPVDVSFYSVSDDNAPSPYMGVINLETLGKRGYRVPPSGTIQVTLFNPNKTVVKMFVVVYDLRAMPAGHQTFLRQRTFSVPVRRDSTHLHSHKHGSPDNTHTHGSSRKALSLGQERILRYLIHLRFQTSRSGKVYLHRDIRLLFSRKSMEVDSGAAYELKSYTESPADPAFSPRC, encoded by the exons atgtacacacacacactgcagtatgtacacatacacacacacacatacaccctgcAGCCTGTACCACGACA GAGCGGTGATAGGTTTATAGAGGAGAAGACTCTACTGTTGGCTGTTCGTTCCTACGTCTTCTTCTCCCAGCTCAGTGCCTGGCTCAGTGCTTCTCACGGCATTGTACCCCGAAACATCCTGTAtag GATCAGTGCAGCAGATGAGGAGTGTGTCTGTCAGTTCTCCCAGCCCCCAGCGGAGCACCTGTTCCCTGTCCCTAACGTGTCCCAGAGTGTTGCCCTGAGGCTCAGGGTCCAGTCACTCCCCCGTCAGCCCACCTACCCCACCCTGGCCTGTAGCATACACACCGGCCTGACCCTGGCCCCACTCTACAGCAAGACCCCCAGCCTTAAGCCCAACCTCAGCCCTAACCTCTACAGCAAGTCACCTAGCCTTAACCCAGGCCTGAACCCTAACCTCTACAGCAAGACACCTAGCCTTAACCCAGGCCTGAACCCTAACCTCTTCAGCAAGACACCTAGCCTTAACCCAGGCCTGAACCCTAACCCGCCTCTGTACGAGAGGAGCCACAACTCTAAAGAGAGCCACAACAGAGCGTCTCTGCCTTTCTCTGGCCTCCCCTTCCCCAGTCCTCCCAGTCTCGTTCTGCCCAGTAAGAGAGGCCCGGACCCCACAGACAGCCATGGTCATTCTAGCCAGAATGGATCAGACCTCCTCCGGGTCAATAAGGGGCAGACATCATCCCCCtaccacctccccctctccccccggcCCTCCCCCCGCCCCCACAGGAAGCTGTCCTCCACCCTGCCCCTCCCCCCCGGGGGAAAGACTGTCAGGTGGCTCTATGCCCTCACCTCAGACCCCTCCGATGACATCACACACACCACCGAGGATTATGGGAAGGCCGTCAACGGGGCCGAGAGCACCAAGGGGCGTGGCTCCGAAGCCCTCCGGGCCTTTAAGACTTATTCTTTGGCAGAGCCCCCGCGGTGCCCCTCCCCCAGACCCTCCTCTGAGACCAATCCTCTGATTGGCTCGCTGCTCCAGGAGAGACAGGAAGTCATCGCCCGCATCGCTCAGCGCCTCAACTTCTGTGACCCGACCGCCCCCCATCTCCCCCCTGCCCTCTTCACCTCCGACACCCACAACAAGACCCCTGTCCGGGGCAGTTACCTTGACAACAACACGCTCAGCAAGACCAAAGAGCCAGAGGGAGCTCCGCCTACTGAGGACACCCCGCCCTCCCCTTTCGACACGCCTATTGGCGACGCAGCGGCTATTATCAGGGAGACGCTGTCCCCGAAGCCTGTTGCGTGCCGCAGACTGAGACTCCcagaggacagagatggagagacactgagagacagagacagagtcaggGAGACACTGAGAGACCTGGagacacaaagagacagagaggcattGAGAGaccgacagcgagagagagacagtagtctCTTGTCCCATGCTGTTCAGGACATTACCAGACTGATTCAGGACAGactgtctgtcccctctctgtccccaacACACAGCCGCAGCAGCAGCCCGCTACACAAACCacatacacacagcacacacacgctgtgcaccgacacacacaccacacacagaggcGGCTACAGTCATAGCAGTGGCCACTGCAACGGCTACACACCCAGccatgacacacacactctctcacacacacctgctagcacagacagagctggtgttccTCCAGAGACAGACGGTCCAATCAGAGCCCAGAACGGCTGTTCATCACTTGAAGACCCTCAGGTCAGCCCCCGACTCCAAATCCTGTCCCGGTCTTCTCCTCTAGTCATCCCACGGCCTctaccccagccccagtcctCTCCACTACTCAGCCCCAAGAGTCCCAGGGCCAAGACCTCAAAGAGTTTACACCCCACCCGCCCCCAAGAGGAGCCCAGACCCTCCTCACCTAAAGACAACATTCTGAGGACCATCCAGACCCTAACAGTGACCCAGACCACCACCCTGACCCAGACCACTGCACAGACCTTGACCACCAAGCTcacccacacacagaccactgctcTCATCCAGAACCACATGAAACCTCTGACTCAATCTCACAACCAGACCCAGACAGAGTCTCGAACTCCGCCCTCACGGACTCAGGGCAGCCCTCGAACCCAGCCCTCTAGTCTCCAGGATGAGAACCAGGCCCCCCCAGGTTCCAAGTCCTCCAGCCCCCCCAGTCCTGCTACCACACCCCCTGGCACAGAGCCCAACACTGTCCTG CGTTCTCCCTCGCCCCTGAGACCGTGTAACAGTTGGAGGAAACACAACCGTCACTCTCTGGACTCCACCCTCACCAAGGCCTTCCACCCCTGTACCGGCCTGCCCCTGCTCTCCAGCcct gttcCTCAGAGGAGAACTCAGACTGGTTACTTTGACCTGGACTCTTCTCTGGCCAGCTGTAAAGGACTGCCTTGGACCGCAGGGAAGAG AGTGTGTGTGAAGAGAgtggaggagtcagaggaacctCAGCCGCTGTTCAGTGCCAGCGCTCCACCTGCCAGCCTCAGTCTACTGGGCAACTTTGAG gagtGTGTGTTGAACTACCGCCTGGAGCCGTTGGGATCAGTGGAGGGTTTCACGGCTGAGGTGGGTGCTTCCGGAACCTTCTGCCCCAGTCACATGACCTTCCCCGTCGACGTCTCCTTCTACAGCGTCTCTGACGACAACGCACCCTCGCCATACATG GGAGTCATCAACCTGGAGACTCTGGGTAAACGGGGCTACCGCGTCCCTCCATCAGGAACCATTCAAGTG aCCTTATTTAACCCCAATAAGACGGTGGTGAAGATGTTTGTGGTGGTGTATGACCTAAGAGCCATGCCTGCCGGCCACCAGACCTTCCTCCGTCAGAGGACCTTTTCTGTCCCCGTTCGACGGGACAGCACACActtacactcacacaaacacggcagcccagacaacacacacacacacggcagcaGCAGGAAAGCCCTCTCCCTCGGCCAGGAACGCATCCTGCGCTACCTCATTCACCTGAG GTTCCAGACCTCTAGGTCAGGTAAAGTGTACCTCCACAGGGATATCAGACTGCTGTTCAGTAGGAAGTCTATGGAGGTAGACAGTGGAGCGGCCTACGAACTCAAGTCCTACACAGAGTCCCCAGCTGACCCAGCCTTCTCCCCGcgctgctga
- the LOC129854607 gene encoding atos homolog protein A-like isoform X1, with protein MFPRQNVTDQCFSFPLLPDVVVEEFFEYDAEDFLVFLTLLITEGRTPECSVKGRTEGLHCPPAKSALPPLHRHECSDKLPQCVQARRVRSEVCVLWRNSIPIMVEVMLLPDCCYGDESPPSDPISDPAIKQDALLLERWTLQPVPRQSGDRFIEEKTLLLAVRSYVFFSQLSAWLSASHGIVPRNILYRISAADEECVCQFSQPPAEHLFPVPNVSQSVALRLRVQSLPRQPTYPTLACSIHTGLTLAPLYSKTPSLKPNLSPNLYSKSPSLNPGLNPNLYSKTPSLNPGLNPNLFSKTPSLNPGLNPNPPLYERSHNSKESHNRASLPFSGLPFPSPPSLVLPSKRGPDPTDSHGHSSQNGSDLLRVNKGQTSSPYHLPLSPRPSPRPHRKLSSTLPLPPGGKTVRWLYALTSDPSDDITHTTEDYGKAVNGAESTKGRGSEALRAFKTYSLAEPPRCPSPRPSSETNPLIGSLLQERQEVIARIAQRLNFCDPTAPHLPPALFTSDTHNKTPVRGSYLDNNTLSKTKEPEGAPPTEDTPPSPFDTPIGDAAAIIRETLSPKPVACRRLRLPEDRDGETLRDRDRVRETLRDLETQRDREALRDRQRERDSSLLSHAVQDITRLIQDRLSVPSLSPTHSRSSSPLHKPHTHSTHTLCTDTHTTHRGGYSHSSGHCNGYTPSHDTHTLSHTPASTDRAGVPPETDGPIRAQNGCSSLEDPQVSPRLQILSRSSPLVIPRPLPQPQSSPLLSPKSPRAKTSKSLHPTRPQEEPRPSSPKDNILRTIQTLTVTQTTTLTQTTAQTLTTKLTHTQTTALIQNHMKPLTQSHNQTQTESRTPPSRTQGSPRTQPSSLQDENQAPPGSKSSSPPSPATTPPGTEPNTVLRSPSPLRPCNSWRKHNRHSLDSTLTKAFHPCTGLPLLSSPVPQRRTQTGYFDLDSSLASCKGLPWTAGKRVCVKRVEESEEPQPLFSASAPPASLSLLGNFEECVLNYRLEPLGSVEGFTAEVGASGTFCPSHMTFPVDVSFYSVSDDNAPSPYMGVINLETLGKRGYRVPPSGTIQVTLFNPNKTVVKMFVVVYDLRAMPAGHQTFLRQRTFSVPVRRDSTHLHSHKHGSPDNTHTHGSSRKALSLGQERILRYLIHLRFQTSRSGKVYLHRDIRLLFSRKSMEVDSGAAYELKSYTESPADPAFSPRC; from the exons atgtttccccGTCAGAATGTAACTGACCAGTGTTTTTCTTTTCCCCTTCTTCCAGACGTGGTGGTGGAGGAGTTCTTTGAGTACGATGCTGAAGACTTCCTGGTGTTCCTGACCCTGTTGATCACTGAGGGACGGACCCCAGAATGTTCTGTGAAGGGTCGCACAGAGGGGCTGCACTGCCCCCCTGCAAAGTCcgccctgccgcccctacacagGCACGAGTGCAGCGACAAACTGCCACAG TGTGTGCAGGCGCGGCGTGTGCGCtcggaggtgtgtgtgttgtggaggAACAGTATTCCCATCATGGTGGAGGTGATGCTGCTGCCAGACTGTTGCTATGGAGACGAGAGTCCCCCTAGTGACCCCATCAGTGACCCAGCGATCAAACAAGACGCTCTGCTACTGGAGCGATGGACTCTGCAGCCTGTACCACgaca GAGCGGTGATAGGTTTATAGAGGAGAAGACTCTACTGTTGGCTGTTCGTTCCTACGTCTTCTTCTCCCAGCTCAGTGCCTGGCTCAGTGCTTCTCACGGCATTGTACCCCGAAACATCCTGTAtag GATCAGTGCAGCAGATGAGGAGTGTGTCTGTCAGTTCTCCCAGCCCCCAGCGGAGCACCTGTTCCCTGTCCCTAACGTGTCCCAGAGTGTTGCCCTGAGGCTCAGGGTCCAGTCACTCCCCCGTCAGCCCACCTACCCCACCCTGGCCTGTAGCATACACACCGGCCTGACCCTGGCCCCACTCTACAGCAAGACCCCCAGCCTTAAGCCCAACCTCAGCCCTAACCTCTACAGCAAGTCACCTAGCCTTAACCCAGGCCTGAACCCTAACCTCTACAGCAAGACACCTAGCCTTAACCCAGGCCTGAACCCTAACCTCTTCAGCAAGACACCTAGCCTTAACCCAGGCCTGAACCCTAACCCGCCTCTGTACGAGAGGAGCCACAACTCTAAAGAGAGCCACAACAGAGCGTCTCTGCCTTTCTCTGGCCTCCCCTTCCCCAGTCCTCCCAGTCTCGTTCTGCCCAGTAAGAGAGGCCCGGACCCCACAGACAGCCATGGTCATTCTAGCCAGAATGGATCAGACCTCCTCCGGGTCAATAAGGGGCAGACATCATCCCCCtaccacctccccctctccccccggcCCTCCCCCCGCCCCCACAGGAAGCTGTCCTCCACCCTGCCCCTCCCCCCCGGGGGAAAGACTGTCAGGTGGCTCTATGCCCTCACCTCAGACCCCTCCGATGACATCACACACACCACCGAGGATTATGGGAAGGCCGTCAACGGGGCCGAGAGCACCAAGGGGCGTGGCTCCGAAGCCCTCCGGGCCTTTAAGACTTATTCTTTGGCAGAGCCCCCGCGGTGCCCCTCCCCCAGACCCTCCTCTGAGACCAATCCTCTGATTGGCTCGCTGCTCCAGGAGAGACAGGAAGTCATCGCCCGCATCGCTCAGCGCCTCAACTTCTGTGACCCGACCGCCCCCCATCTCCCCCCTGCCCTCTTCACCTCCGACACCCACAACAAGACCCCTGTCCGGGGCAGTTACCTTGACAACAACACGCTCAGCAAGACCAAAGAGCCAGAGGGAGCTCCGCCTACTGAGGACACCCCGCCCTCCCCTTTCGACACGCCTATTGGCGACGCAGCGGCTATTATCAGGGAGACGCTGTCCCCGAAGCCTGTTGCGTGCCGCAGACTGAGACTCCcagaggacagagatggagagacactgagagacagagacagagtcaggGAGACACTGAGAGACCTGGagacacaaagagacagagaggcattGAGAGaccgacagcgagagagagacagtagtctCTTGTCCCATGCTGTTCAGGACATTACCAGACTGATTCAGGACAGactgtctgtcccctctctgtccccaacACACAGCCGCAGCAGCAGCCCGCTACACAAACCacatacacacagcacacacacgctgtgcaccgacacacacaccacacacagaggcGGCTACAGTCATAGCAGTGGCCACTGCAACGGCTACACACCCAGccatgacacacacactctctcacacacacctgctagcacagacagagctggtgttccTCCAGAGACAGACGGTCCAATCAGAGCCCAGAACGGCTGTTCATCACTTGAAGACCCTCAGGTCAGCCCCCGACTCCAAATCCTGTCCCGGTCTTCTCCTCTAGTCATCCCACGGCCTctaccccagccccagtcctCTCCACTACTCAGCCCCAAGAGTCCCAGGGCCAAGACCTCAAAGAGTTTACACCCCACCCGCCCCCAAGAGGAGCCCAGACCCTCCTCACCTAAAGACAACATTCTGAGGACCATCCAGACCCTAACAGTGACCCAGACCACCACCCTGACCCAGACCACTGCACAGACCTTGACCACCAAGCTcacccacacacagaccactgctcTCATCCAGAACCACATGAAACCTCTGACTCAATCTCACAACCAGACCCAGACAGAGTCTCGAACTCCGCCCTCACGGACTCAGGGCAGCCCTCGAACCCAGCCCTCTAGTCTCCAGGATGAGAACCAGGCCCCCCCAGGTTCCAAGTCCTCCAGCCCCCCCAGTCCTGCTACCACACCCCCTGGCACAGAGCCCAACACTGTCCTG CGTTCTCCCTCGCCCCTGAGACCGTGTAACAGTTGGAGGAAACACAACCGTCACTCTCTGGACTCCACCCTCACCAAGGCCTTCCACCCCTGTACCGGCCTGCCCCTGCTCTCCAGCcct gttcCTCAGAGGAGAACTCAGACTGGTTACTTTGACCTGGACTCTTCTCTGGCCAGCTGTAAAGGACTGCCTTGGACCGCAGGGAAGAG AGTGTGTGTGAAGAGAgtggaggagtcagaggaacctCAGCCGCTGTTCAGTGCCAGCGCTCCACCTGCCAGCCTCAGTCTACTGGGCAACTTTGAG gagtGTGTGTTGAACTACCGCCTGGAGCCGTTGGGATCAGTGGAGGGTTTCACGGCTGAGGTGGGTGCTTCCGGAACCTTCTGCCCCAGTCACATGACCTTCCCCGTCGACGTCTCCTTCTACAGCGTCTCTGACGACAACGCACCCTCGCCATACATG GGAGTCATCAACCTGGAGACTCTGGGTAAACGGGGCTACCGCGTCCCTCCATCAGGAACCATTCAAGTG aCCTTATTTAACCCCAATAAGACGGTGGTGAAGATGTTTGTGGTGGTGTATGACCTAAGAGCCATGCCTGCCGGCCACCAGACCTTCCTCCGTCAGAGGACCTTTTCTGTCCCCGTTCGACGGGACAGCACACActtacactcacacaaacacggcagcccagacaacacacacacacacggcagcaGCAGGAAAGCCCTCTCCCTCGGCCAGGAACGCATCCTGCGCTACCTCATTCACCTGAG GTTCCAGACCTCTAGGTCAGGTAAAGTGTACCTCCACAGGGATATCAGACTGCTGTTCAGTAGGAAGTCTATGGAGGTAGACAGTGGAGCGGCCTACGAACTCAAGTCCTACACAGAGTCCCCAGCTGACCCAGCCTTCTCCCCGcgctgctga
- the LOC129854607 gene encoding atos homolog protein A-like isoform X3, which translates to MTVCKHTLQPVPRQYVHTHTLQPVPRQSGDRFIEEKTLLLAVRSYVFFSQLSAWLSASHGIVPRNILYRISAADEECVCQFSQPPAEHLFPVPNVSQSVALRLRVQSLPRQPTYPTLACSIHTGLTLAPLYSKTPSLKPNLSPNLYSKSPSLNPGLNPNLYSKTPSLNPGLNPNLFSKTPSLNPGLNPNPPLYERSHNSKESHNRASLPFSGLPFPSPPSLVLPSKRGPDPTDSHGHSSQNGSDLLRVNKGQTSSPYHLPLSPRPSPRPHRKLSSTLPLPPGGKTVRWLYALTSDPSDDITHTTEDYGKAVNGAESTKGRGSEALRAFKTYSLAEPPRCPSPRPSSETNPLIGSLLQERQEVIARIAQRLNFCDPTAPHLPPALFTSDTHNKTPVRGSYLDNNTLSKTKEPEGAPPTEDTPPSPFDTPIGDAAAIIRETLSPKPVACRRLRLPEDRDGETLRDRDRVRETLRDLETQRDREALRDRQRERDSSLLSHAVQDITRLIQDRLSVPSLSPTHSRSSSPLHKPHTHSTHTLCTDTHTTHRGGYSHSSGHCNGYTPSHDTHTLSHTPASTDRAGVPPETDGPIRAQNGCSSLEDPQVSPRLQILSRSSPLVIPRPLPQPQSSPLLSPKSPRAKTSKSLHPTRPQEEPRPSSPKDNILRTIQTLTVTQTTTLTQTTAQTLTTKLTHTQTTALIQNHMKPLTQSHNQTQTESRTPPSRTQGSPRTQPSSLQDENQAPPGSKSSSPPSPATTPPGTEPNTVLRSPSPLRPCNSWRKHNRHSLDSTLTKAFHPCTGLPLLSSPVPQRRTQTGYFDLDSSLASCKGLPWTAGKRVCVKRVEESEEPQPLFSASAPPASLSLLGNFEECVLNYRLEPLGSVEGFTAEVGASGTFCPSHMTFPVDVSFYSVSDDNAPSPYMGVINLETLGKRGYRVPPSGTIQVTLFNPNKTVVKMFVVVYDLRAMPAGHQTFLRQRTFSVPVRRDSTHLHSHKHGSPDNTHTHGSSRKALSLGQERILRYLIHLRFQTSRSGKVYLHRDIRLLFSRKSMEVDSGAAYELKSYTESPADPAFSPRC; encoded by the exons ATGACAgtatgtaaacacacactgcAGCCTGTACCACgacagtatgtacacacacacactctgcagccTGTACCACgaca GAGCGGTGATAGGTTTATAGAGGAGAAGACTCTACTGTTGGCTGTTCGTTCCTACGTCTTCTTCTCCCAGCTCAGTGCCTGGCTCAGTGCTTCTCACGGCATTGTACCCCGAAACATCCTGTAtag GATCAGTGCAGCAGATGAGGAGTGTGTCTGTCAGTTCTCCCAGCCCCCAGCGGAGCACCTGTTCCCTGTCCCTAACGTGTCCCAGAGTGTTGCCCTGAGGCTCAGGGTCCAGTCACTCCCCCGTCAGCCCACCTACCCCACCCTGGCCTGTAGCATACACACCGGCCTGACCCTGGCCCCACTCTACAGCAAGACCCCCAGCCTTAAGCCCAACCTCAGCCCTAACCTCTACAGCAAGTCACCTAGCCTTAACCCAGGCCTGAACCCTAACCTCTACAGCAAGACACCTAGCCTTAACCCAGGCCTGAACCCTAACCTCTTCAGCAAGACACCTAGCCTTAACCCAGGCCTGAACCCTAACCCGCCTCTGTACGAGAGGAGCCACAACTCTAAAGAGAGCCACAACAGAGCGTCTCTGCCTTTCTCTGGCCTCCCCTTCCCCAGTCCTCCCAGTCTCGTTCTGCCCAGTAAGAGAGGCCCGGACCCCACAGACAGCCATGGTCATTCTAGCCAGAATGGATCAGACCTCCTCCGGGTCAATAAGGGGCAGACATCATCCCCCtaccacctccccctctccccccggcCCTCCCCCCGCCCCCACAGGAAGCTGTCCTCCACCCTGCCCCTCCCCCCCGGGGGAAAGACTGTCAGGTGGCTCTATGCCCTCACCTCAGACCCCTCCGATGACATCACACACACCACCGAGGATTATGGGAAGGCCGTCAACGGGGCCGAGAGCACCAAGGGGCGTGGCTCCGAAGCCCTCCGGGCCTTTAAGACTTATTCTTTGGCAGAGCCCCCGCGGTGCCCCTCCCCCAGACCCTCCTCTGAGACCAATCCTCTGATTGGCTCGCTGCTCCAGGAGAGACAGGAAGTCATCGCCCGCATCGCTCAGCGCCTCAACTTCTGTGACCCGACCGCCCCCCATCTCCCCCCTGCCCTCTTCACCTCCGACACCCACAACAAGACCCCTGTCCGGGGCAGTTACCTTGACAACAACACGCTCAGCAAGACCAAAGAGCCAGAGGGAGCTCCGCCTACTGAGGACACCCCGCCCTCCCCTTTCGACACGCCTATTGGCGACGCAGCGGCTATTATCAGGGAGACGCTGTCCCCGAAGCCTGTTGCGTGCCGCAGACTGAGACTCCcagaggacagagatggagagacactgagagacagagacagagtcaggGAGACACTGAGAGACCTGGagacacaaagagacagagaggcattGAGAGaccgacagcgagagagagacagtagtctCTTGTCCCATGCTGTTCAGGACATTACCAGACTGATTCAGGACAGactgtctgtcccctctctgtccccaacACACAGCCGCAGCAGCAGCCCGCTACACAAACCacatacacacagcacacacacgctgtgcaccgacacacacaccacacacagaggcGGCTACAGTCATAGCAGTGGCCACTGCAACGGCTACACACCCAGccatgacacacacactctctcacacacacctgctagcacagacagagctggtgttccTCCAGAGACAGACGGTCCAATCAGAGCCCAGAACGGCTGTTCATCACTTGAAGACCCTCAGGTCAGCCCCCGACTCCAAATCCTGTCCCGGTCTTCTCCTCTAGTCATCCCACGGCCTctaccccagccccagtcctCTCCACTACTCAGCCCCAAGAGTCCCAGGGCCAAGACCTCAAAGAGTTTACACCCCACCCGCCCCCAAGAGGAGCCCAGACCCTCCTCACCTAAAGACAACATTCTGAGGACCATCCAGACCCTAACAGTGACCCAGACCACCACCCTGACCCAGACCACTGCACAGACCTTGACCACCAAGCTcacccacacacagaccactgctcTCATCCAGAACCACATGAAACCTCTGACTCAATCTCACAACCAGACCCAGACAGAGTCTCGAACTCCGCCCTCACGGACTCAGGGCAGCCCTCGAACCCAGCCCTCTAGTCTCCAGGATGAGAACCAGGCCCCCCCAGGTTCCAAGTCCTCCAGCCCCCCCAGTCCTGCTACCACACCCCCTGGCACAGAGCCCAACACTGTCCTG CGTTCTCCCTCGCCCCTGAGACCGTGTAACAGTTGGAGGAAACACAACCGTCACTCTCTGGACTCCACCCTCACCAAGGCCTTCCACCCCTGTACCGGCCTGCCCCTGCTCTCCAGCcct gttcCTCAGAGGAGAACTCAGACTGGTTACTTTGACCTGGACTCTTCTCTGGCCAGCTGTAAAGGACTGCCTTGGACCGCAGGGAAGAG AGTGTGTGTGAAGAGAgtggaggagtcagaggaacctCAGCCGCTGTTCAGTGCCAGCGCTCCACCTGCCAGCCTCAGTCTACTGGGCAACTTTGAG gagtGTGTGTTGAACTACCGCCTGGAGCCGTTGGGATCAGTGGAGGGTTTCACGGCTGAGGTGGGTGCTTCCGGAACCTTCTGCCCCAGTCACATGACCTTCCCCGTCGACGTCTCCTTCTACAGCGTCTCTGACGACAACGCACCCTCGCCATACATG GGAGTCATCAACCTGGAGACTCTGGGTAAACGGGGCTACCGCGTCCCTCCATCAGGAACCATTCAAGTG aCCTTATTTAACCCCAATAAGACGGTGGTGAAGATGTTTGTGGTGGTGTATGACCTAAGAGCCATGCCTGCCGGCCACCAGACCTTCCTCCGTCAGAGGACCTTTTCTGTCCCCGTTCGACGGGACAGCACACActtacactcacacaaacacggcagcccagacaacacacacacacacggcagcaGCAGGAAAGCCCTCTCCCTCGGCCAGGAACGCATCCTGCGCTACCTCATTCACCTGAG GTTCCAGACCTCTAGGTCAGGTAAAGTGTACCTCCACAGGGATATCAGACTGCTGTTCAGTAGGAAGTCTATGGAGGTAGACAGTGGAGCGGCCTACGAACTCAAGTCCTACACAGAGTCCCCAGCTGACCCAGCCTTCTCCCCGcgctgctga